The proteins below come from a single Aegilops tauschii subsp. strangulata cultivar AL8/78 chromosome 6, Aet v6.0, whole genome shotgun sequence genomic window:
- the LOC109774100 gene encoding glutathione reductase, cytosolic codes for MARKMLKDGEAPVVADDGGSYDYDLFVIGAGSGGVRGSRTAAGFGAKVAICELPFHPISSEWLGGHGGTCVIRGCVPKKILVYGASFRGEFDDAKQFGWEINGDINYNWKKLLENKTQEIVRLNGVYKRILGGSGVTMIEGAGSIVDAHTVEVTQPDGSKQRHTTKHILIATGSRATLVNIPGKELAITSDEALSLEELPKRAVILGGGYIAVEFASIWKGLGAEVDLFYRKELPLRGFDDEMRTVVASNLEGRGIRLHPGTNLTELSKTADGIKVVTDKGDELIADVVLFATGRAPNSNRLNLEAVGVEVDQIGAIKVDEYSRTSVPSIWAVGDVTNRINLTPVALMEATCFAKTVFGGQIVKPDYKDVPCAVFCIPPLSVVGLSEQEALAETKNDLLIYTSSFNPMKNSISKRVEKSTMKLVVDAETDKVLGAAMCGPDAAEIMQGIAVALKAGATKATFDSTVGIHPSAAEEFVTMRTLTRRVSPPSKPKTNL; via the exons ATGGCGCGGAAGATGCTCAAGGACGGGGAGGCGCCCGTCGTCGCCGACGACGGCGGGAGCTACGACTACGACCTCTTCGTCATCGGCGCCGGCAGCGGCGGCGTCCGCGGCTCCCGCACCGCCGCCGGCTTCGGGGCCAAG GTTGCGATCTGCGAGCTCCCGTTCCACCCCATCAGCTCCGAGTGGCTGGGAGGCCACGGCGGAAC GTGCGTGATACGTGGCTGCGTCCCGAAGAAGATACTCGTCTACGGGGCATCTTTCCGGGGGGAATTCGAT GACGCCAAGCAATTCGGGTGGGAGATCAACGGGGACATCAACTACAACTGGAAAAAGTTGCTGGAAAACAAG ACTCAAGAGATTGTGAGATTAAATGGAGTGTACAAGAGAATCCTTGGTGGTTCTGGTGTGACCATGATTGAAGGGGCAGGAAGTATAGTTGATGCTCATACTGTCGAAGTCACCCAACCAGACGGTTCAAAGCAAAGGCACACGACCAAGCACATATTGATTGCAACTGGTAGCCGGGCAACTCTGGTCAACATTCCTGGAAAG GAGCTGGCTATTACTTCAGATGAGGCTTTAAGTTTGGAGGAGCTACCGAAACGCGCCGTGATTCTTGGTGGCGG ATATATTGCTGTTGAATTTGCTTCAATCTGGAAAGGGTTGGGTGCTGAAGTAGATCTATTTTATAGGAAAGAGCTTCCTCTAAG AGGTTTTGATGATGAGATGAGAACAGTTGTTGCAAGTAACCTTGAGGGAAGGGGAATCAGATTGCATCCGGGGACCAATTTGACTGAG TTGAGTAAAACGGCCGATGGCATTAAAGTTGTGACAGATAAAGGGGATGAGCTCATTGCAGATGTTGTTCTTTTTGCTACAG GTCGTGCGCCGAACTCCAATAGGCTGAACTTGGAAGCTGTTGGTGTTGAGGTTGATCAAATAGGAGCCATCAAG GTTGATGAATACTCCCGTACATCAGTTCCAAGTATATGGGCCGTGGGTGATGTAACAAATCGGATTAACCTAACACCTGTTGCTCTGATGGAGGCTACTTGCTTCGCT AAAACTGTGTTTGGTGGCCAGATAGTTAAGCCTGATTATAAAGATGTACCTTGTGCTGTTTTCTG CATCCCACCACTATCTGTCGTCGGTCTGAGCGAACAAGAGGCTTTGGCGGAAACCAAGAATGATCTTCTTATTTACACATCAAGTTTCAACCCAATGAAGAACAGCATATCCAA ACGCGTGGAGAAGTCTACCATGAAACTGGTGGTTGATGCTGAGACCGATAAGGTACTTGGTGCAGCCATGTGTGGACCAGATGCAGCTGAAATTATGCAG GGCATTGCTGTTGCGCTCAAGGCTGGAGCTACCAAGGCGACCTTCGACAGCACC GTCGGGATCCACCCTTCTGCCGCGGAGGAGTTTGTGACGATGCGGACCTTGACCAGGCGCGTGAGCCCGCCATCCAAGCCGAAGACGAACTTGTAA